The Zalophus californianus isolate mZalCal1 chromosome X, mZalCal1.pri.v2, whole genome shotgun sequence genome window below encodes:
- the LOC118356484 gene encoding carbonic anhydrase 5B, mitochondrial-like produces MVAMSSLRVILQASPCKSLWRRLQTARFVPARPCSLYTCTYKSRNRALHPLWETVDLVPGGERQSPINIRWRDSVYDPGLKPLTISYDPTTCLHVWNNGYSFLVEFEDSADKSGRICFSQDKHLYCF; encoded by the exons ATGGTGGCGATGAGTAGCCTGAGGGTCATTCTTCAAGCCTCTCCATGCAAGTCACTGTGGAGAAGATTGCAGACCGCCAGGTTCGTGCCAGCGAGGCCCTGCAGCCTCTACACCTGCACGTACAAAAGCCGGAACCGAGCCT TGCACCCGCTCTGGGAGACCGTGGACCTGGTCCCGGGGGGCGAGCGCCAGTCGCCCATCAACATCCGGTGGAGGGACAGCGTCTATGATCCTGGCTTAAAACCGCTCACCATCTCTTACGACCCCACCACCTGCCTCCATGTCTGGAATAACGGGTACTCTTTCCTCGTGGAATTTGAAGATTCTGCAGATAAATCAG ggagaatctgcttctctcagGATAAGCATCTTTACTGCTTTTGA